From Butyricimonas paravirosa, one genomic window encodes:
- a CDS encoding GNAT family N-acetyltransferase, which produces MNYIETERLILRQFTEKDADALFLVLSDKEVNTFLPMFPLKNIEETKAYIQNKYISNHIQNRGFHYAICLKENNLPIGYIHVSSDDSHDLGYGLRKEFWHKGICTEACQTIINVVKQSGIPYITATHDVKNPRSGKVMQNIGMHYQYSYEELWQPKNILVTFRMYQLNFDGQEDRVYKKYWDKYPVHFIEVIEDKKLNYSI; this is translated from the coding sequence ATGAATTATATAGAAACAGAACGGCTAATTTTACGACAATTTACAGAAAAAGATGCAGATGCCTTATTTCTCGTTTTAAGTGACAAAGAAGTAAATACATTTTTACCCATGTTCCCTTTAAAAAACATAGAAGAAACAAAGGCGTACATTCAAAACAAATACATCTCGAACCACATTCAAAACAGAGGTTTCCACTATGCTATCTGTTTGAAAGAAAATAATCTACCGATCGGTTATATTCACGTATCCAGTGATGATAGTCATGATTTAGGCTACGGGCTTAGAAAAGAGTTCTGGCATAAAGGAATTTGTACAGAAGCTTGCCAGACTATCATAAATGTGGTAAAACAATCAGGTATTCCTTACATCACGGCAACACATGATGTTAAAAATCCAAGAAGTGGAAAAGTGATGCAAAATATTGGTATGCACTACCAATACTCTTACGAGGAATTATGGCAGCCCAAAAACATCCTAGTCACGTTCAGAATGTACCAATTAAATTTCGATGGACAAGAGGATAGAGTTTATAAAAAATACTGGGATAAATATCCGGTCCATTTTATCGAGGTGATTGAAGATAAAAAGTTAAACTATTCTATATGA
- a CDS encoding RagB/SusD family nutrient uptake outer membrane protein: MKLKIHLKALGIVLGVVLFWGCDNWLDVRPESELNEDQMFATEQGYMDALYGVYVNMGKNELYGGSLPLTMDLVAQTFDVAPGSDYEYFKTFEYQNPLCTGIMDYVWERLYYCIVLTNNILKHLEDVTPEQFDSYYYLRGECLGLRAFLHYELLRIFAPDIKDKPDYLAIPYKRLYSNDIEPQLTVAQVFEDIIIDLEAAKEALKNDVIRTNPPEFLENQKENGTSEDVTENNDQYYISTFLENRKYRMNYYGVLATLARVYIDRAQGDDVEKAYQYAKEVISSGKFRLIQRDDFIKPSNEVKQRDALFSDEFVFALFSTKVDAFYTSCCYPASTFTKRFRVRDIASIFGTEVNDFRYMLTEQDEGNSQHILLKKHHADYENSKQKIRMLGLAEMYYIAAEAKPGEAYELMEEIMVSRGIACPLTEISSRDKVMETIVKEYRKEFMGDGQLFFIFKRLVKESFLLNLNLNIRKDDKGLVFPLPEAEIEYGERVSEIWK, from the coding sequence ATGAAATTAAAGATACATTTAAAGGCCTTGGGAATAGTTTTAGGTGTCGTGCTATTCTGGGGGTGTGATAATTGGCTGGACGTTCGGCCAGAGTCGGAGTTGAACGAGGATCAGATGTTCGCTACTGAACAAGGGTATATGGATGCCCTGTATGGGGTATATGTTAATATGGGGAAGAATGAGTTGTATGGTGGATCTTTACCATTGACAATGGATCTTGTGGCCCAGACTTTTGATGTTGCTCCCGGAAGTGATTATGAGTATTTCAAGACTTTTGAGTACCAGAATCCATTATGTACGGGGATTATGGATTACGTGTGGGAACGGTTGTATTATTGTATTGTGTTGACAAATAATATATTAAAGCATTTAGAAGATGTGACTCCTGAACAATTTGACAGTTATTACTATTTGCGTGGAGAATGTTTGGGACTTAGAGCTTTTTTGCATTACGAGTTGTTGCGTATTTTTGCTCCTGATATTAAGGACAAGCCGGATTATTTGGCAATTCCTTACAAAAGGTTGTATTCTAATGATATAGAGCCTCAGTTGACTGTTGCTCAAGTTTTTGAAGATATTATTATTGATCTGGAGGCGGCTAAAGAAGCACTTAAAAATGATGTGATTCGTACCAATCCTCCCGAATTTCTTGAGAACCAGAAGGAAAATGGAACATCGGAAGACGTGACGGAAAATAATGATCAATATTATATTTCCACTTTCTTGGAAAACCGCAAGTATCGGATGAATTATTACGGGGTGTTGGCAACGTTGGCAAGAGTTTATATAGATCGGGCCCAAGGTGATGATGTTGAAAAAGCTTATCAATATGCTAAAGAGGTTATTTCTTCCGGTAAATTTCGTTTGATTCAGAGAGATGATTTTATCAAGCCTTCCAATGAAGTGAAACAACGTGATGCTCTTTTTTCTGATGAATTTGTTTTTGCTCTTTTCTCTACGAAGGTGGATGCATTTTATACTTCTTGTTGTTATCCCGCATCTACTTTTACAAAACGTTTCCGGGTTCGGGATATTGCCTCTATTTTCGGGACAGAGGTAAATGATTTCCGGTATATGCTTACAGAGCAAGACGAGGGGAATAGCCAGCATATTTTATTGAAGAAACATCATGCCGATTACGAGAATTCCAAACAAAAAATTCGGATGTTAGGTTTGGCTGAAATGTATTATATTGCTGCAGAGGCTAAGCCGGGAGAAGCTTACGAATTGATGGAAGAAATTATGGTATCTCGGGGGATTGCGTGTCCTCTGACAGAGATTTCCAGCCGGGATAAGGTGATGGAAACGATCGTTAAGGAGTATCGGAAAGAGTTTATGGGAGACGGACAGTTGTTCTTTATTTTCAAACGGTTGGTGAAGGAATCTTTTTTGTTGAATTTGAATCTGAATATTCGCAAAGATGATAAAGGATTGGTATTTCCTTTACCGGAAGCCGAGATCGAGTATGGAGAACGAGTGTCTGAAATTTGGAAATAA
- a CDS encoding DUF4843 domain-containing protein: MSRIIFFVVIILACMSQACEKDPTFEFKGDDRIYFVFPKYMYGLGVEGHELDSVVFSMVGEPASVLQDTCWMKVKRVGERTEIDKRYVVTVVKDSSTAVEGIDFETLKPEYVFRKNVGIDSFPVIVNREHLKTVLSKKIMFALQETEDFKLGFVEYSRIKLVVTDFLQEPEWWYTVSGWLGAYHYMKYEKWIELTGSMDKSSSQSYRQYYCLQIKDYFNNNVIIDPITNERVTCDL, translated from the coding sequence ATGAGTAGAATAATATTTTTTGTAGTGATTATATTGGCTTGTATGAGTCAAGCATGCGAAAAAGATCCCACTTTTGAATTCAAGGGTGATGATCGAATCTATTTTGTATTTCCGAAGTATATGTATGGGTTGGGTGTAGAGGGGCATGAGTTGGATAGTGTTGTTTTTTCTATGGTCGGGGAGCCGGCCTCCGTGTTACAGGATACGTGTTGGATGAAAGTGAAACGAGTTGGTGAACGTACGGAAATAGATAAGCGTTACGTGGTGACTGTCGTGAAAGATAGTTCTACGGCTGTAGAGGGTATTGATTTTGAAACATTGAAACCGGAATATGTTTTTCGGAAGAACGTGGGGATTGACTCTTTTCCCGTTATTGTAAATCGGGAACATTTGAAGACGGTTTTGAGTAAGAAGATCATGTTTGCGTTGCAGGAAACAGAAGATTTTAAGCTTGGTTTCGTGGAATATTCCCGGATTAAATTGGTGGTAACAGATTTTTTGCAAGAACCTGAATGGTGGTATACTGTAAGCGGATGGTTGGGAGCTTATCATTATATGAAATATGAGAAATGGATTGAATTAACAGGAAGTATGGATAAAAGTTCTTCCCAATCCTATCGACAATATTATTGTTTGCAGATCAAGGATTATTTTAATAATAATGTAATTATTGATCCGATAACCAATGAGCGGGTAACTTGTGATTTATAA
- a CDS encoding TlpA family protein disulfide reductase: MKVIGLFLCCCMFMTVFAQKEEVLKAGMTSPDFKYKDVNGKTVSLKDLRGKYVYIDVWATWCTPCRGELPYLKELEKKLEGKNICFLSISCDKDVEKWKQMVKDEELEGIHVNTGGDQTFMKAYGIKGIPRFILLDKEGKIVNLEMTRPSQKVTLETLMKLEGID; encoded by the coding sequence ATGAAAGTAATAGGATTGTTTTTGTGTTGCTGTATGTTTATGACAGTTTTTGCTCAAAAAGAAGAGGTTTTAAAAGCCGGAATGACATCTCCTGATTTCAAATATAAGGATGTGAACGGAAAGACGGTAAGTTTAAAGGATTTGAGAGGAAAATATGTTTATATTGATGTTTGGGCTACTTGGTGTACTCCTTGTCGGGGAGAATTGCCTTATTTAAAAGAGTTGGAAAAAAAACTGGAAGGAAAGAATATTTGTTTTTTAAGTATATCTTGCGATAAAGACGTGGAGAAATGGAAACAGATGGTGAAGGATGAAGAATTAGAAGGAATTCACGTGAACACGGGAGGAGATCAAACTTTTATGAAAGCTTATGGGATTAAAGGTATTCCTCGGTTTATTCTGTTGGATAAGGAAGGAAAAATTGTTAATCTAGAGATGACACGTCCTTCTCAAAAGGTTACTTTGGAGACATTGATGAAATTAGAAGGTATTGATTAA
- a CDS encoding TlpA disulfide reductase family protein, protein MKYSYYLFILILFYACQKKDEGFVVRGVITGYSGTKLFVREIIPGNDAWMNDTIEVKDGTFEYRGKVESPRLIYFIPQDFLGRYELFLENSEIKLNVENGHYRDMKVTGSKSHEEFIAISRDSRELLIRCGQFEKQKNEAFKTDTELYKRLEDSTSVWSGRLLRFLVERINYSNSLVLPYFASEWIKSEDIQNMERFINGLTPDARKSVYTQYCEKALEQAKKVQSGNDAYDFVLQDIDGKEYRLSDFKGNYVLLEFSASWCGWCKLEIPYLKQVYDLTKGKKFHMFTINLDKERKLWEEDVKKESLPWPVLSDLKAFDGGVAGEYNVSGIPVIFLIDPEGKIVTNKLRGEGMISFIKQLSF, encoded by the coding sequence ATGAAATATAGCTATTATTTATTTATCTTGATATTGTTTTATGCGTGTCAGAAAAAGGATGAGGGGTTTGTTGTACGAGGGGTTATAACGGGATATTCGGGGACAAAATTATTTGTTCGGGAGATTATTCCGGGTAATGATGCGTGGATGAATGATACGATTGAGGTGAAAGATGGTACATTTGAGTATCGGGGAAAGGTGGAATCTCCAAGATTGATTTATTTCATTCCTCAAGATTTTTTAGGAAGATATGAGTTGTTTCTGGAAAACTCGGAAATCAAGTTAAATGTGGAAAACGGTCATTACAGAGATATGAAAGTGACCGGGAGTAAGTCACATGAAGAGTTTATAGCGATTAGTCGGGACTCTAGAGAGTTGTTGATACGTTGTGGGCAATTCGAGAAACAAAAAAATGAGGCATTTAAAACGGATACGGAATTGTATAAAAGGTTGGAGGATTCAACGAGTGTTTGGTCCGGACGTTTGTTGCGTTTTTTAGTTGAGCGGATTAATTATTCAAACAGTTTGGTTTTGCCTTATTTTGCGAGTGAGTGGATTAAGAGTGAAGATATTCAAAATATGGAACGTTTTATAAATGGACTTACTCCGGATGCAAGAAAGAGTGTTTATACTCAATATTGCGAGAAAGCTTTGGAACAAGCAAAGAAGGTTCAGTCTGGTAACGATGCGTATGATTTTGTATTGCAAGATATTGATGGAAAAGAGTATCGTTTGTCTGATTTCAAGGGTAACTATGTTTTATTGGAATTTAGTGCCTCTTGGTGTGGGTGGTGTAAGTTGGAGATTCCTTATTTGAAACAAGTATATGATCTGACTAAAGGGAAGAAATTTCATATGTTCACGATAAATTTGGATAAAGAACGGAAATTGTGGGAGGAAGATGTGAAAAAGGAGAGTTTGCCTTGGCCTGTATTGTCTGATCTGAAAGCTTTTGATGGAGGCGTTGCTGGAGAATATAATGTGAGTGGAATTCCTGTGATTTTTTTGATCGATCCTGAAGGGAAGATTGTAACGAATAAATTACGGGGGGAGGGTATGATTTCTTTTATTAAACAATTGTCCTTTTAA
- a CDS encoding carbohydrate kinase family protein, whose amino-acid sequence MNDIIVGIGEVLWDVFPEGKRIGGAPANFAYHMSQFGFDSRVVSAVGEDVLGDEILENFNGKGLRYWVERVPFPTGIVEVTLDGEGIPCYEIKQGVAWDNVPYTPELDRLACQIRCVCFGSLAQRNVVTRTTLNRFLEAMSGESYKVFDINLRQHFYTVEVLKDSLARCNILKLNDEELVILSDLLELSEESVEKRCREMMDRFDLEVLILTCGVQGSYVFAGDIRSFLDTPHVKVADTVGAGDSFTAAFCAAVLKGRSMVEAHRFAVEVSAFVCSQTGAMPMLPNELKGWL is encoded by the coding sequence ATGAATGATATTATCGTGGGAATCGGAGAGGTCCTTTGGGATGTGTTTCCGGAAGGAAAAAGGATTGGCGGGGCTCCTGCTAATTTTGCTTATCATATGTCGCAATTCGGTTTTGATAGCCGGGTGGTGAGTGCTGTGGGGGAAGATGTGTTGGGAGATGAGATTCTGGAAAATTTTAACGGGAAGGGGCTACGCTATTGGGTGGAGCGGGTGCCTTTCCCGACGGGTATCGTTGAAGTTACGCTGGATGGAGAGGGGATTCCTTGTTACGAAATAAAACAGGGCGTGGCGTGGGATAACGTACCGTACACCCCGGAACTTGATCGATTGGCTTGTCAGATTCGTTGTGTTTGTTTTGGGTCTCTGGCTCAACGGAATGTGGTAACTCGTACAACGTTGAACCGATTCTTGGAGGCCATGTCCGGGGAGTCATATAAAGTTTTTGATATAAATCTTCGTCAGCATTTTTACACGGTAGAGGTTTTGAAAGATTCTTTGGCCCGGTGTAATATATTGAAGTTGAATGATGAAGAATTGGTTATTTTATCCGATTTATTAGAATTGTCGGAAGAATCGGTAGAAAAGAGGTGTAGGGAGATGATGGATCGGTTTGATCTGGAGGTGTTGATACTTACGTGTGGGGTGCAGGGAAGTTACGTGTTTGCGGGCGATATACGGTCATTTCTGGATACCCCTCATGTGAAGGTGGCAGACACGGTGGGAGCAGGGGATTCTTTCACAGCAGCATTTTGTGCTGCGGTTTTGAAAGGGAGATCAATGGTTGAGGCTCATCGTTTTGCCGTGGAGGTTTCCGCTTTTGTTTGTAGTCAGACGGGGGCAATGCCGATGTTGCCCAATGAGCTGAAAGGGTGGCTTTAA
- a CDS encoding tyrosine-protein phosphatase, translating to MKEYLLRMSKWCFVSAMLIGVVACSDDDSIDTSLYSGTDISSYATIKADKESKKTNIEILKEGEWKVYGGENSNSILFDEPLLQGNTKGTTELNTGKYQLYCLEWAGGARTALGLRQLPMVGQSNFRDLGGYKTKDGRRVKWGLVFRSGKCNSLTEDDLAYLATIPLKTVIDFRSSSEQEAEPDKVPTTTVNCINYPIEPGNLSSIDVSDVIRRGDVEGAKQYLVDGNREFVISFQAEYKSFFETLMETDKTPLMFHCTAGKDRAGFAAALFLAALGVERETIIEDYMLTNELTGVTMEAMKALYGDNKMAECMYYISSVQKEYIEMALTTIDENYGGMDKFLVQQLGVDVEKLRKLYLY from the coding sequence ATGAAAGAGTATTTATTAAGAATGAGTAAGTGGTGTTTTGTTTCTGCCATGTTGATTGGAGTGGTAGCCTGTTCGGATGATGATTCAATCGATACGAGTTTGTATTCGGGGACGGATATAAGTTCTTATGCGACAATAAAAGCCGATAAAGAGTCTAAAAAGACCAATATCGAGATATTGAAAGAGGGGGAGTGGAAAGTGTATGGCGGGGAAAATAGTAATTCTATTCTTTTTGATGAACCTTTGTTACAAGGAAATACGAAGGGAACGACAGAATTGAACACGGGAAAATATCAGCTCTATTGCTTGGAATGGGCCGGTGGAGCTAGAACGGCCTTGGGATTAAGACAATTGCCGATGGTGGGACAGTCTAATTTCCGGGATCTGGGAGGTTATAAAACGAAGGATGGACGCCGGGTGAAGTGGGGATTAGTGTTCCGTTCAGGAAAATGTAACAGTCTCACGGAAGATGATTTAGCGTATTTGGCAACGATCCCCTTAAAGACTGTGATCGATTTCCGTTCAAGTAGCGAACAAGAGGCAGAACCGGATAAGGTTCCCACGACAACAGTGAATTGTATTAATTATCCGATCGAACCCGGAAATTTGTCTTCCATTGATGTTTCGGATGTTATCAGAAGAGGGGATGTGGAGGGGGCTAAACAATATCTGGTAGACGGGAACCGGGAGTTTGTTATCAGCTTTCAGGCAGAATATAAATCTTTTTTCGAAACGTTGATGGAGACGGACAAGACCCCGTTGATGTTCCATTGCACGGCTGGAAAGGATCGGGCCGGATTTGCGGCAGCCTTGTTTTTGGCAGCTTTGGGTGTTGAGCGGGAAACGATAATTGAAGACTATATGCTGACAAACGAGTTGACAGGTGTGACCATGGAAGCGATGAAAGCTCTTTACGGGGATAATAAGATGGCAGAATGTATGTATTATATTAGTTCCGTGCAGAAAGAGTATATCGAAATGGCATTAACCACGATAGACGAGAATTATGGCGGAATGGATAAGTTTTTAGTGCAGCAGTTGGGGGTGGACGTGGAGAAACTTCGTAAGTTGTATCTGTATTAG
- a CDS encoding PKD-like family lipoprotein yields the protein MKKILAVVYIIITFGCVSCYEDKGDYDYKAINEISISGIQESYERMKWQDLRIAPELKFSLHENDSLAYRWEIDGRAVSTERNLDYSVDVNIADDAYKCRYVVTNTNGNVRYFQEFELKVVTAYNRGLLVLSEQDGESMLSFRPEGEDSEFLHWGDLFAGKPLSLEQPYSMDADVTVTTSKAIYRLDKQRMEEKKKYDGETMLVPESALEIKFCKFTDHVDDEDFGCMISKKGQVYVYKSRNDFFSSPSPVPVLETISEELIDYELSDICLIYTLFYGQTGYFLGYDNKVGRFLHFANKSSASTDRDQMNSVTAREPIIGLPLFALGQWDYGKCISIFYDPKSNVAKVVASHAKDFAKVTEEQVVTLDNHKFTPESKVVVCDATARVLFNSGMVIYQSNVRSMTSVPTVLSNKLPTTGKITMLKLSNNRKSLYVGVDSGREGEFKGDVYVLDAVTGEILTTYSEVGGAPVDILEKY from the coding sequence ATGAAAAAAATATTAGCTGTTGTATATATAATTATAACTTTTGGGTGCGTTTCCTGTTACGAGGACAAAGGAGATTATGATTATAAGGCGATTAATGAGATTAGTATATCTGGTATTCAGGAAAGTTACGAACGGATGAAATGGCAAGATTTGCGAATTGCTCCAGAATTGAAATTTTCATTACATGAAAATGATTCTTTGGCTTATCGTTGGGAGATAGATGGGCGTGCCGTTTCGACCGAACGAAATCTGGATTACAGTGTAGATGTAAATATTGCTGACGATGCTTATAAATGTAGGTATGTTGTAACAAATACGAATGGAAATGTTCGTTATTTTCAAGAGTTCGAGTTGAAAGTTGTGACTGCATATAACAGAGGATTGCTTGTACTCTCGGAACAGGATGGAGAAAGTATGCTCTCTTTCCGTCCGGAGGGCGAGGATAGTGAGTTCTTGCATTGGGGGGATTTGTTTGCGGGTAAGCCTTTGAGTTTGGAACAACCTTATTCGATGGATGCAGATGTTACTGTGACAACATCAAAAGCAATTTATAGATTGGATAAACAACGAATGGAAGAAAAGAAAAAGTATGATGGTGAGACAATGCTTGTACCAGAATCTGCTTTGGAAATAAAATTCTGTAAATTCACGGATCATGTGGACGATGAAGATTTTGGCTGTATGATTAGTAAAAAAGGGCAGGTGTACGTTTATAAAAGTAGAAATGATTTTTTTAGTTCACCTTCCCCTGTTCCTGTTCTTGAAACGATTTCTGAAGAGCTGATTGATTACGAACTTTCCGATATTTGTTTAATATATACTTTGTTTTATGGGCAGACGGGATATTTCTTGGGATATGACAATAAAGTCGGTCGTTTCTTGCATTTTGCAAATAAATCAAGTGCATCCACGGATCGTGACCAAATGAATTCTGTAACAGCTCGAGAGCCGATAATTGGTTTACCGTTATTTGCATTGGGACAATGGGATTATGGGAAGTGTATTTCTATTTTTTATGATCCAAAGTCGAATGTTGCAAAGGTGGTTGCCTCTCATGCGAAGGATTTTGCGAAGGTGACAGAAGAGCAAGTGGTGACCCTAGATAATCATAAGTTTACTCCGGAAAGTAAAGTTGTCGTTTGTGATGCTACAGCTCGGGTGCTTTTTAATAGTGGGATGGTTATTTATCAATCGAATGTGAGAAGTATGACGTCAGTACCGACAGTCTTGAGTAATAAGTTACCGACTACAGGTAAGATTACGATGTTGAAATTATCGAATAATCGTAAATCTTTATATGTGGGAGTGGATTCCGGACGAGAGGGTGAATTTAAAGGGGATGTTTACGTGTTGGATGCTGTTACGGGAGAAATTCTAACGACTTACTCGGAAGTTGGAGGGGCTCCGGTAGATATTCTTGAGAAATATTAA
- a CDS encoding DUF1848 domain-containing protein, translated as MIISASRRTDIPSFYSTWFLNRIREKYILVPNPFNPKQISRVKLTPDVVDCIVFWTKNPAPMLDKLNHLKDFKYYFQFTLNAYGKEIETNLPSFGQRIDTFKRLSDLIGKERVIWRYDPILTNKTYNTDFHKTTFFKIATQLKNHTEKCMISFIDYYKHIRPSLSSQNIYPLTLEEIREMAYSFRQSISSTPIQLNTCTRKVDLSAMGIPAGMCIDRELIERLTGYPISTQKDKNQRDVCRCIESIDIGTYDTCFNGCLYCYANTAEHKPLRNLQKHDPASPKLIGQVNDDDIIKDRAMYSLRRDPTLF; from the coding sequence ATGATCATCAGTGCAAGCAGAAGAACAGACATCCCCTCATTCTACTCGACATGGTTTCTGAACCGTATCCGGGAAAAATACATTCTTGTCCCAAACCCTTTCAACCCGAAACAAATCAGCCGGGTCAAACTAACACCGGATGTGGTGGACTGTATTGTATTCTGGACCAAAAATCCGGCTCCTATGCTCGATAAACTTAACCATCTAAAAGATTTCAAATATTACTTTCAATTCACACTTAACGCCTACGGGAAAGAAATTGAAACCAATCTACCCTCTTTCGGACAAAGAATAGACACCTTCAAACGCCTCTCAGACCTCATTGGTAAAGAGAGGGTTATCTGGCGTTATGATCCGATCTTGACAAACAAAACCTATAACACTGATTTTCACAAAACTACTTTCTTCAAAATTGCTACACAGCTCAAAAATCACACCGAAAAATGTATGATTAGCTTTATTGACTATTACAAACATATCCGTCCGTCCCTCTCTTCTCAGAATATATACCCGCTTACCCTGGAAGAGATCCGGGAAATGGCATATTCTTTCCGGCAGTCCATCTCCTCGACCCCAATTCAACTAAACACCTGTACCCGGAAAGTAGACCTTTCCGCCATGGGAATTCCTGCCGGAATGTGTATTGACCGGGAATTAATAGAAAGACTCACAGGCTATCCGATTTCCACACAGAAAGATAAAAACCAACGAGACGTTTGTCGCTGTATTGAAAGTATAGACATCGGCACCTATGACACCTGTTTCAATGGCTGCCTCTATTGTTACGCTAACACGGCCGAACACAAACCGCTCCGTAACCTACAAAAGCATGATCCCGCCTCCCCGAAACTCATTGGACAGGTAAACGATGACGACATCATAAAAGATCGAGCCATGTATAGCCTCAGACGTGATCCCACGTTATTCTGA